One genomic window of Elaeis guineensis isolate ETL-2024a chromosome 2, EG11, whole genome shotgun sequence includes the following:
- the LOC105033654 gene encoding tryptophan aminotransferase-related protein 2 produces MEQCKEGGAAKHEIVISDTSGRPPVSKDSVVDLEFGDPTMYESFWKGMGDRGTITIPSWQTISYFSDATNLCWFLEPEFAQEIRRLHNLVGNAVTEDRRIIVGTGSSQLLQAAVYALSPSDAPEPISVVSAVPYYSSYEPLMNHLRSGLFRWAGDACTFKGDSYIELVCSPRNPDGFLSQAVLKSDGGKTIHDLAYYWPQYTPITGPADHDIMIFTFSKSIGHAGSRIGWALVKDTAVARKMVKFLEISTIGVSKVSQIRAATILKVVSDSYENPIPGNQDKVFAFGRHLLANRWKKLREIVEASGIFSLPEFPSETCKFTGETAEILPGFAWLKCEKEGIEDCASFLRSHKIIARGGRFFGAEPKFVRVSMLDRDETFDLFIERLSSIR; encoded by the exons ATGGAGCAGTGTAAGGAGGGCGGGGCCGCGAAGCACGAGATCGTCATCAGCGACACCAGCGGCAGGCCCCCAGTCTCCAAGGACTCCGTTGTTGATCTCGAGTT CGGAGACCCAACCATGTACGAGTCATTTTGGAAAGGGATGGGGGATCGCGGCACCATCACCATTCCGAGTTGGCAAACGATAAGTTATTTCTCGGACGCGACCAACTTGTGCTGGTTTCTTGAACCCGAGTTTGCTCAAGAGATACGACGCCTGCACAACCTTGTAGGCAACGCTGTGACCGAGGACAGACGCATAATCGTGGGCACTGGCTCCAGCCAACTCTTGCAAGCTGCGGTCTATGCTTTGTCACCATCTGATGCCCCTGAGCCAATAAGCGTAGTTTCTGCCGTGCCTTACTACTCG TCATATGAACCACTTATGAATCACCTTCGGTCCGGACTTTTTCGGTGGGCTGGGGATGCATGCACGTTTAAGGGTGATTCATATATTGAGTTGGTCTGCTCTCCTAGAAACCCTGATGGCTTTCTAAGTCAAGCAGTCTTGAAGTCTGATGGTGGAAAGACAATCCATGACCTGGCCTACTATTGGCCTCAATATACTCCAATTACTGGTCCAGCAGATCATGACATTATGATCTTTACTTTCTCAAAGAGCATTGGCCATGCTGGATCTCGTATTGG GTGGGCTCTGGTGAAGGACACTGCTGTTGCTCGGAAGATGGTCAAATTTTTGGAGATAAGCACAATTGGAGTGTCCAAAGTCTCACAGATTCGAGCAGCAACGATTCTTAAAGTAGTCTCAGATAGCTATGAGAATCCAATCCCTGGAAACCAAGACAAGGTCTTCGCTTTTGGCCGGCATCTTCTAGCCAATCGGTGGAAGAAGTTACGAGAAATTGTCGAAGCCTCAGGCATCTTTAGCTTGCCGGAGTTCCCATCTGAAACTTGCAAGTTCACCGGGGAGACAGCTGAAATCCTTCCTG GCTTTGCATGGTTGAAATGTGAAAAAGAAGGAATAGAAGACTGTGCGAGCTTTCTAAGGAGCCACAAGATCATTGCTCGAGGTGGGCGCTTTTTTGGGGCAGAACCCAAATTTGTGCGGGTTAGCATGTTAGATCGAGATGAGACATTTGATCTTTTTATTGAAAGGCTTTCGTCCATTCGTTGA